One part of the Sorangiineae bacterium MSr11954 genome encodes these proteins:
- the pcaC gene encoding 4-carboxymuconolactone decarboxylase — translation MFLATKTLMTHVTIEGPPGAPPLLLLHSLGTDLRVWDPQAAVLARSFRVIRPDMRGHGLSEVTRGPYTMDLLARDLLALLDALEIRSAHLGGVSIGGMIAQAVAHMAPERVRSLVLCDTALAVPPPEFWLDRAATVRRQGVASIAESILSRWVTPGFLGSPEAQGLRAMLLRTPAEGYASAAEALTTADFTGKRHAQRIPALVVVGKEDISTTVAQAEAVCEALDGDLVVLEGAAHIPTLEKADAVTATLVSFLHEPAADLYEAGLVLRKEVLGEAYVDEALGAITELDRDFQAFLTRTAWGSVWARPGLDRRTRSLLTIALLGALGHHEELETHVRATRNTGATPGDVAEVIQHLAIYAGIPAANAAMRIVKKVLKKERA, via the coding sequence ATGTTTCTCGCCACCAAGACCCTGATGACGCATGTCACGATCGAGGGCCCTCCGGGTGCGCCCCCTCTCTTGCTCCTGCACTCGCTGGGCACCGATCTTCGCGTCTGGGATCCGCAGGCCGCCGTGCTCGCGCGCTCCTTTCGGGTCATCCGCCCCGACATGCGCGGCCATGGCCTCAGCGAGGTGACGCGCGGCCCGTACACCATGGATTTGCTCGCGCGCGACCTCCTGGCGCTGCTCGATGCGCTGGAGATCCGCTCCGCGCACCTCGGCGGGGTGTCGATCGGGGGCATGATCGCGCAAGCGGTCGCGCACATGGCGCCGGAGCGCGTGCGCTCGCTCGTGCTGTGCGATACGGCGCTCGCCGTGCCGCCGCCGGAGTTCTGGCTCGATCGGGCGGCCACTGTGCGCCGGCAAGGGGTGGCATCGATCGCCGAGAGCATTTTGAGCCGTTGGGTGACCCCGGGGTTTCTCGGCTCGCCGGAGGCGCAAGGGCTGCGCGCGATGCTGCTCCGCACACCGGCGGAGGGCTATGCCTCCGCGGCGGAGGCGCTCACCACGGCTGATTTTACCGGCAAACGCCATGCGCAGCGCATCCCCGCGTTGGTGGTGGTGGGCAAAGAAGATATCTCGACCACCGTCGCGCAGGCCGAGGCCGTGTGCGAGGCGCTCGATGGAGATCTGGTGGTCCTCGAGGGCGCCGCGCACATTCCAACCTTGGAGAAGGCCGACGCGGTGACCGCGACCCTCGTGAGCTTTCTGCACGAGCCTGCCGCCGATCTCTACGAGGCAGGTTTGGTCCTTCGCAAAGAGGTGCTGGGCGAGGCGTACGTGGACGAGGCCCTCGGGGCCATCACGGAGCTCGATCGCGACTTTCAGGCGTTCCTCACGCGAACGGCGTGGGGCAGCGTGTGGGCGAGGCCCGGGTTGGACCGCCGGACGCGAAGCCTTTTGACGATAGCGCTCCTCGGCGCGCTGGGGCACCACGAGGAGCTCGAGACGCACGTGCGCGCGACGCGAAACACGGGCGCGACCCCGGGCGATGTCGCCGAGGTGATCCAACACTTGGCCATCTACGCGGGGATCCCGGCGGCCAACGCGGCCATGCGGATCGTCAAGAAGGTGCTGAAGAAGGAGCGGGCGTGA
- a CDS encoding RidA family protein — protein sequence MSERRLISQGSVFEELIGYSRAVVDGDFIFVSGTTGFDYAAKTISDDVVEQCEQCFRNIEWALREANASLADVVRVTYIVPHVPDFEPCFPVLKKYLGSVRPAATMFSANLADPRMKIEIQVTARRH from the coding sequence ATGAGTGAACGCCGATTGATTTCTCAGGGTTCGGTCTTCGAGGAGCTCATTGGTTACTCGCGCGCCGTCGTGGATGGCGATTTCATCTTCGTCTCGGGCACCACGGGCTTCGACTATGCGGCGAAGACCATCTCGGACGATGTCGTCGAACAGTGTGAGCAGTGCTTCCGAAACATCGAGTGGGCCCTACGCGAGGCGAACGCATCCCTCGCGGACGTCGTACGGGTCACCTACATCGTGCCCCACGTCCCGGACTTCGAGCCGTGTTTTCCGGTCCTCAAGAAGTACCTGGGCTCCGTCCGTCCCGCCGCAACGATGTTCTCCGCCAACCTCGCCGATCCGCGGATGAAAATCGAGATTCAAGTGACGGCGCGCCGTCACTGA
- a CDS encoding class I SAM-dependent methyltransferase: MPDDPYDRLPYTDHAYAESHPNRLAAVAHLSGWAPPELTRARILEIGCARGGNLLPMAASLPGASLLGIDRSERQIEEAARVVEATGLANTVFRRASFEEVELPPASFDFIVCHGLYSWIPVAARQVLLASLARWLAPAGIAYVSFNTLPGWYERLPARDWLQHEAGDPASLAWLREQISPELGAYRQGIERVLARLAETDRAYLVHEYLSEEHHPEYAGAFLREAEGAGLTYLGDAIPAHTALELLPDAVEAKARGRSAAEVQSIVDFVRCTSFRRALLVRADTCAARGWRFPHRLDPQALVELRIASRLRSNGDGFFRGARESVQVPDPAAHAALCELERVAPRSVPFRELLARVDGAGGSRDVARAGQENTLISELFDLWLATGELDLYVHEPAALTVAGESAKALELARWQVQHAGAITNLWHQEVRLPDPLVRFVLSRLDGTRSLHALADEARSAGLLGHVSRADGLELVRGSVHVLARSALLVT, from the coding sequence ATGCCCGACGATCCCTACGACCGCCTCCCCTATACGGATCACGCGTACGCCGAATCGCACCCGAACCGGCTCGCGGCCGTGGCGCATTTGTCGGGGTGGGCTCCGCCCGAGCTGACCCGCGCGCGCATCCTGGAGATCGGCTGCGCGCGCGGCGGCAACCTGTTACCCATGGCCGCCAGCCTTCCGGGGGCGAGCCTGCTCGGCATCGATCGCTCGGAGCGGCAGATCGAGGAGGCTGCGCGCGTCGTAGAGGCGACCGGTCTCGCGAACACGGTCTTTCGCCGCGCGAGCTTCGAGGAGGTGGAGCTTCCGCCGGCGTCGTTCGACTTCATCGTGTGCCACGGTCTGTACTCGTGGATCCCGGTGGCCGCGCGCCAGGTGCTGCTCGCGTCGCTGGCGCGATGGCTTGCGCCTGCGGGGATCGCGTACGTGAGCTTCAACACGTTACCGGGCTGGTACGAACGCCTTCCGGCCAGGGATTGGCTGCAGCACGAGGCCGGCGATCCGGCGTCCCTCGCGTGGCTTCGCGAGCAGATTTCACCGGAGCTCGGGGCCTATCGGCAGGGCATCGAGCGGGTCCTCGCGCGTCTGGCGGAGACGGATCGCGCGTACTTGGTGCACGAGTACCTGTCGGAGGAGCATCACCCCGAGTACGCGGGCGCGTTTCTTCGCGAGGCCGAGGGCGCGGGGCTCACGTATCTGGGCGACGCCATCCCCGCGCATACCGCGCTCGAGCTTCTGCCGGACGCCGTCGAAGCCAAGGCGCGCGGACGCAGCGCGGCCGAGGTGCAGTCGATCGTCGACTTCGTTCGGTGCACCTCGTTTCGCCGCGCGCTCCTGGTGCGCGCGGATACCTGCGCGGCGCGCGGCTGGCGCTTTCCGCACCGGCTCGATCCGCAGGCGCTGGTCGAGCTGCGCATCGCGAGCCGGCTTCGCTCGAACGGCGACGGCTTTTTCCGCGGGGCCCGCGAGAGCGTGCAGGTCCCCGATCCCGCGGCGCATGCTGCCTTGTGCGAGCTCGAGCGGGTCGCGCCGCGCTCGGTGCCGTTTCGTGAGCTCTTGGCTCGCGTGGACGGTGCGGGCGGTTCGCGCGACGTGGCCCGCGCGGGCCAGGAAAATACGCTCATTTCGGAGCTGTTCGACCTATGGCTCGCCACGGGCGAGCTCGATCTTTACGTGCACGAGCCAGCCGCGCTCACGGTCGCCGGCGAGTCTGCCAAGGCGCTCGAGCTCGCGCGCTGGCAGGTGCAGCATGCTGGCGCCATCACCAACCTTTGGCACCAAGAGGTGCGGCTGCCCGATCCGCTGGTGCGATTCGTCCTTTCGCGCCTCGATGGTACGCGATCCCTGCACGCCCTCGCGGACGAGGCGAGGAGCGCCGGCCTCTTGGGCCATGTTTCCCGGGCCGACGGGCTCGAGCTGGTGCGTGGTAGCGTCCACGTTTTGGCGCGCTCGGCGCTACTCGTCACGTAA
- a CDS encoding A24 family peptidase: MVHISMSAAIAALGLALLAAAFELRTKRIPNLLVLPAIPLAGLLGIVDGAWADHAFGLLAGIIVGIIAYSREAVGGGLLKLMAAVSGFLGIQLTPVLMAAVALAFPVAAFVLGHFHVRKRADWIVGSPFVVGACIVALLADRFLP, from the coding sequence ATGGTCCATATCTCCATGTCCGCGGCCATCGCTGCGCTGGGCCTCGCGCTCCTCGCGGCGGCGTTCGAGCTTCGCACGAAGCGCATACCCAACCTGCTCGTTCTGCCAGCCATCCCGCTCGCGGGCTTGCTCGGCATCGTCGATGGCGCATGGGCCGATCATGCGTTCGGCCTCCTCGCGGGGATCATCGTCGGGATCATCGCGTACAGCAGGGAGGCGGTGGGCGGAGGTTTGCTCAAGCTCATGGCCGCCGTTTCCGGCTTTCTCGGCATCCAGCTGACCCCGGTGCTCATGGCCGCCGTCGCCTTGGCGTTCCCCGTGGCCGCGTTCGTCCTCGGCCACTTTCACGTTCGAAAACGCGCCGACTGGATCGTCGGAAGCCCCTTCGTGGTGGGCGCCTGCATCGTGGCGCTGCTGGCCGATCGTTTTCTGCCGTGA
- a CDS encoding M20/M25/M40 family metallo-hydrolase gives MRRHVPLLLLPLLGCASPTVPPPTSPNAQASSSTSSTRAGAPITPLPPATPAEQPLRPLAEETRAVLDQLVAVDTSHGHETDALRPVAERLRAAGLPVELLESAPGRGNLVARYKGNGSKKPLLLIAHVDVVPVEGQPWTVPPFQVTEKEGFLWGRGINDDKAMAAAIVAIALELAHEKPALSRDVIFALTAGEETGGLAGAKWLAQNHQNLIDAEIALNELGTIRLSDDQEKVLLVTTGVAEKTFQTYQVVARGKGGHSSLPPVDSDPVLALSRALVKLSQYRFPARILPVTKEQFANEAALAPKPFSDVLKRVGSTGRLAPEDERVLSKDTFYNALIRTTCVVTQLSGAPQDNVLPTTAEANVNCRLLPDETREQLLETLKKIAGDPAIEITPKADYGYGPYSAPYGIVPSTIKRIAPQIWPEAPVGAAMGTGATDSRHLRAIGIAAYGVSVSPISKKESLSGHGAHGPDERRPTKWLADGARYLHDLTLDLAK, from the coding sequence ATGCGACGCCACGTTCCGCTGCTGCTCCTTCCGCTCCTCGGCTGCGCGAGCCCGACCGTCCCGCCCCCGACCTCGCCCAACGCCCAGGCATCGTCCTCCACATCCTCGACCCGCGCGGGCGCGCCCATCACCCCGCTTCCGCCGGCGACGCCCGCGGAGCAGCCGCTTCGCCCGCTGGCCGAGGAGACGCGCGCCGTGCTCGATCAGCTGGTCGCCGTCGATACGAGCCATGGCCACGAGACGGACGCGCTTCGTCCCGTAGCGGAGCGGCTGCGGGCGGCGGGGCTGCCGGTGGAGCTTCTGGAGAGCGCGCCGGGACGGGGCAACTTGGTGGCGCGCTACAAGGGCAATGGGTCGAAGAAGCCACTGCTTCTCATCGCGCACGTGGACGTGGTGCCGGTCGAGGGGCAACCTTGGACCGTTCCGCCGTTTCAGGTCACCGAGAAAGAGGGGTTTCTCTGGGGCCGCGGCATCAACGACGACAAGGCCATGGCGGCCGCCATCGTGGCCATCGCGCTGGAGCTCGCGCACGAAAAGCCGGCGCTCTCGCGTGACGTGATCTTCGCCCTCACGGCCGGCGAAGAGACGGGAGGGCTCGCGGGCGCCAAATGGCTCGCGCAGAACCACCAAAATCTCATCGACGCCGAGATCGCGCTCAACGAGCTGGGGACCATCCGGCTGTCCGACGATCAGGAGAAGGTCCTTTTGGTGACCACCGGGGTCGCGGAGAAGACATTTCAAACGTACCAGGTGGTCGCGCGGGGCAAGGGCGGGCACTCCTCGCTGCCGCCCGTCGACTCCGATCCGGTGCTCGCGCTCTCGCGGGCGCTGGTGAAGCTCTCGCAATACCGATTTCCGGCGCGCATTCTTCCGGTCACCAAAGAGCAATTCGCGAACGAGGCGGCGCTGGCGCCGAAGCCGTTCTCCGATGTGCTCAAGCGGGTGGGCTCGACGGGCCGGCTGGCGCCGGAGGACGAGCGGGTGCTCTCCAAAGATACATTCTACAATGCCTTGATCCGCACCACCTGCGTCGTTACCCAGCTCTCGGGCGCGCCCCAGGACAACGTGCTCCCGACCACCGCGGAGGCCAACGTCAACTGCCGGCTGTTGCCCGATGAGACGCGGGAGCAGCTCTTGGAGACGTTGAAGAAGATCGCGGGCGATCCGGCCATCGAAATTACGCCAAAAGCCGATTATGGCTACGGCCCTTATTCGGCGCCCTATGGAATCGTGCCCTCGACCATCAAGCGAATCGCGCCCCAAATTTGGCCCGAGGCCCCCGTAGGCGCCGCCATGGGCACGGGCGCGACCGACTCGCGCCATCTGCGCGCCATCGGCATTGCGGCTTATGGCGTGAGCGTAAGTCCGATATCGAAAAAAGAATCCCTCTCCGGCCACGGCGCCCACGGCCCCGACGAACGCCGCCCAACGAAGTGGCTCGCCGACGGCGCACGCTACTTGCACGATCTCACGCTGGATCTCGCGAAGTAA
- a CDS encoding NAD(P)-dependent oxidoreductase produces MATLQGKTLFITGASRGIGKAIGLRAAQDGANVVIAAKTSEPHPKLPGTIFSAAEEIEKAGGRALPLMVDVRSEDQIADAVKKAVETFGGIDVLVNNASAISLTPTVGTPMKRFDLMHQINTRGTFACSQACIPYLAKSQNPHILNLSPPLNMEAKWFAPHVAYTMAKFGMSMCVLGMAEELKPQGIAVNALWPRTVIATAAVQNLLGGDATIQGSRTPEIMADAAYAILTKPSREFTGHFCIDDEVLASVGVTDLSKYSVTPGATLIPDFFV; encoded by the coding sequence ATGGCCACACTCCAAGGCAAAACGCTCTTCATCACCGGTGCAAGCCGGGGCATCGGCAAAGCCATCGGGCTGAGGGCTGCGCAAGACGGCGCCAACGTCGTCATCGCCGCCAAGACGTCGGAACCGCATCCGAAGCTGCCGGGTACCATCTTTTCGGCGGCGGAGGAGATCGAGAAGGCGGGCGGGCGCGCGCTGCCTTTGATGGTGGACGTGCGCTCCGAAGATCAGATCGCCGACGCGGTGAAGAAGGCGGTGGAGACGTTCGGCGGGATCGACGTCCTGGTCAACAATGCGAGCGCCATCAGCCTCACGCCCACCGTGGGCACGCCGATGAAGCGCTTCGACTTGATGCATCAGATCAACACGCGCGGCACCTTCGCCTGTTCGCAGGCGTGCATTCCCTATCTCGCGAAGTCGCAGAACCCGCACATCCTCAACCTCTCGCCCCCGCTCAACATGGAGGCCAAGTGGTTCGCGCCGCACGTGGCGTACACCATGGCCAAGTTTGGAATGAGCATGTGCGTGCTGGGCATGGCCGAAGAGCTCAAACCGCAAGGCATCGCCGTCAACGCCCTTTGGCCGCGCACGGTCATCGCCACGGCCGCCGTGCAAAACCTGCTGGGCGGCGACGCGACCATCCAAGGCAGCCGCACCCCCGAGATCATGGCCGATGCGGCCTACGCGATCCTCACCAAACCGAGCCGCGAGTTCACGGGACACTTCTGCATCGACGACGAGGTGCTCGCGTCGGTGGGGGTCACCGATCTCTCCAAGTACTCGGTCACCCCGGGCGCCACGCTCATTCCCGACTTCTTCGTCTGA
- a CDS encoding SDR family NAD(P)-dependent oxidoreductase: MGKPVCVVVGIGPGNGAAFARRFAKEGYAVALLSRTTDLSGEIASTLPGARAYACDASDPAAIEAAFDQVARELGEVSALVYNAGSGVWGTAEEISAKDFEASWRVNALGLFVASQKVIPAMKRAGRGNIVVIGATASRRGGARAAAFAPAKAAQKSLTESLARHLGPAGIHVSLVVVDGTIDTPRARTRMPEHPDDFFLRPDDIADAVYHLTAQPKSAWTFELEVRPFGEKW; the protein is encoded by the coding sequence ATGGGAAAACCAGTCTGCGTGGTGGTGGGCATCGGACCGGGAAATGGCGCCGCCTTCGCGCGCCGCTTTGCCAAAGAGGGCTACGCCGTCGCGCTGCTCTCGCGCACGACGGATCTGTCGGGCGAGATCGCCAGCACCTTGCCCGGCGCGCGGGCCTACGCATGCGACGCGAGCGATCCTGCCGCCATCGAGGCCGCGTTCGACCAGGTAGCGCGCGAGCTCGGCGAGGTGTCGGCGCTCGTCTACAACGCAGGCTCCGGGGTGTGGGGCACCGCCGAAGAAATCAGCGCCAAGGACTTCGAGGCCTCATGGCGCGTGAACGCGCTGGGGCTCTTCGTGGCATCGCAAAAGGTCATTCCGGCCATGAAGCGCGCGGGGCGCGGGAACATCGTGGTCATCGGCGCCACCGCATCCCGCCGCGGGGGAGCGCGCGCAGCGGCCTTTGCACCGGCCAAGGCCGCCCAGAAAAGCCTCACCGAGTCGCTCGCCCGCCATCTGGGCCCCGCGGGCATCCACGTCTCGCTGGTGGTGGTCGACGGCACCATCGACACCCCGCGCGCACGCACGCGCATGCCCGAGCATCCCGACGACTTCTTCCTTCGCCCGGACGACATCGCCGACGCCGTCTACCACCTAACGGCGCAGCCCAAGTCGGCTTGGACCTTCGAGCTCGAAGTGCGTCCCTTCGGCGAAAAGTGGTAA
- a CDS encoding zinc-dependent metalloprotease, which translates to MLNVKLGTIVFPILIAAVGCASESAPSPGEASDVLQHEQAFVPISRTLSRDLSVRANALSGLGTQAVPSANAKESFYLAINKKELNRRYFLSAYMKQAYPGSVGAGAAASLGTRVVTFREQNGKLFVFDAQDGRASSDTFDPALIIEAYPVVDHYSPFLGLAGHDDYVLFDPAAGLNRFGVVSDLYAHGDLSSIYGAGSQPLHFQVDLSYLQNFRRINDGSTFEQVFTGAVNEPVPENQAAPSNPANPFTASGTLGIALRRYSEGEGFTLFDANSTSQEYYFRADPLLEKNTGGTLSRATKWNIRPGMKPIKWVISEQFVEVGRQNPKYDIVGAIKAGIENWNAVFGFKAFEAQIATAQDSYADDDKNYFIYDGDPTYSYAFANWRLNPNTGEIRGASVYFNAIWLQAAIDEFDPQASSAARTSKPQTRAPVSRITWAGLRGTPLCTLFAPNAGASHDDLERSSTHARAVNGVQQVEQFITHVAVHEVGHTLGLRHNFKGSLLPLPQQSSVMEYILDPDAVEANRNLPGPYDYDAIRLLYGLQTNEPSQPFCTDEATELDPACATFDRTEDPLAKFYGSGYNARLNLILRNQDPTGAYFNSINRRYLNGTAAYLRAGTAADQGRAWSELDKLLALGRDHTADNAQYPGYTDRLSDFQNYVLNRLFLDPAHLRGDITKDPSLTGTTLTTLTTTLQGVITNSDTYRGWNTRRTAVDVLKKLQAQPAYQALLNARATLANATLPPGSTEAALRDDLVARIDSATHPYFK; encoded by the coding sequence ATGCTGAACGTGAAACTGGGAACCATCGTCTTTCCGATCCTGATCGCCGCGGTAGGTTGCGCCTCGGAGAGCGCGCCCTCCCCGGGCGAGGCGTCCGACGTGCTCCAGCACGAGCAGGCGTTCGTCCCCATCTCGCGCACCCTCTCGCGCGACCTATCGGTGCGCGCGAATGCACTGTCGGGGCTCGGCACGCAGGCCGTTCCCAGCGCGAACGCCAAGGAGTCGTTTTATCTCGCCATCAACAAGAAAGAGTTGAATCGCCGGTACTTCCTCTCGGCGTACATGAAGCAGGCCTACCCGGGCTCCGTGGGCGCGGGCGCCGCCGCCTCGCTCGGGACCCGCGTGGTCACCTTCCGCGAGCAAAACGGGAAGCTCTTCGTCTTCGACGCGCAAGACGGCCGCGCCTCCAGCGACACCTTCGATCCGGCGTTGATCATCGAGGCGTATCCGGTGGTCGATCACTACAGCCCCTTCCTGGGCTTGGCCGGCCACGACGATTATGTGCTCTTCGATCCGGCCGCGGGCCTCAACCGCTTCGGCGTGGTCTCGGATCTCTACGCGCACGGCGATCTCTCCTCGATTTATGGCGCAGGGAGCCAGCCCCTCCACTTCCAAGTCGATCTCTCGTATTTGCAGAATTTCCGTCGCATCAACGACGGCAGCACCTTCGAGCAAGTCTTCACGGGCGCGGTGAACGAGCCGGTGCCCGAGAACCAAGCGGCGCCCTCGAACCCCGCGAACCCGTTCACGGCATCGGGCACCCTCGGCATCGCGCTGCGCCGCTACTCGGAGGGGGAGGGCTTTACGCTCTTCGACGCCAACAGCACCTCGCAGGAGTATTACTTCCGCGCGGACCCGCTGCTCGAGAAGAACACGGGCGGAACCCTCAGCCGCGCCACCAAGTGGAACATCCGCCCGGGGATGAAGCCCATCAAGTGGGTCATCTCGGAGCAGTTCGTCGAGGTCGGCAGGCAAAATCCCAAATACGACATCGTCGGCGCCATCAAGGCCGGTATCGAAAATTGGAACGCCGTCTTCGGCTTCAAGGCCTTCGAAGCGCAGATCGCCACCGCGCAAGACTCCTACGCCGACGACGACAAGAACTACTTCATCTACGACGGCGACCCGACCTACAGCTACGCCTTCGCCAACTGGCGCCTCAACCCGAACACCGGTGAAATCCGCGGCGCCAGCGTGTACTTCAACGCGATCTGGCTGCAAGCCGCCATCGACGAGTTCGATCCCCAGGCGAGCAGTGCGGCGCGTACCTCGAAGCCGCAAACCCGTGCACCGGTCTCCCGCATCACGTGGGCCGGCCTCCGCGGCACCCCGCTGTGCACCTTGTTCGCGCCGAACGCGGGCGCCTCGCACGACGATTTGGAGCGCTCGAGCACGCACGCGCGCGCCGTGAACGGCGTCCAACAGGTGGAGCAGTTCATCACGCACGTGGCCGTTCACGAGGTGGGGCACACCCTGGGCCTGCGCCACAATTTCAAGGGCTCGCTCCTGCCGCTCCCGCAACAGAGCTCCGTCATGGAGTACATCCTCGATCCGGACGCGGTCGAGGCGAACCGCAACCTCCCCGGCCCCTACGACTACGACGCCATCCGTCTCCTCTACGGTCTGCAGACGAACGAGCCGTCGCAGCCCTTCTGCACCGACGAGGCGACCGAGCTCGATCCGGCGTGCGCCACCTTCGATCGCACCGAGGACCCGTTGGCCAAGTTCTACGGCAGCGGGTACAACGCGCGCCTCAATTTGATTCTGCGCAATCAGGATCCCACGGGCGCTTATTTCAACAGCATCAACCGCCGCTACCTCAATGGCACCGCCGCCTACCTGCGAGCGGGCACCGCCGCGGATCAGGGCCGCGCATGGTCCGAGCTCGACAAGCTCCTGGCCTTGGGCCGCGACCACACCGCGGACAACGCGCAATACCCCGGCTACACGGACCGCCTGAGCGACTTCCAAAACTACGTGCTCAACCGCCTCTTCTTGGATCCGGCCCACCTCCGCGGCGACATCACCAAAGATCCGTCCCTGACCGGCACCACGCTCACCACCCTCACCACCACGTTGCAGGGCGTGATCACCAACAGCGACACCTACCGCGGCTGGAACACACGCCGCACCGCCGTCGACGTGCTCAAGAAGCTCCAGGCGCAGCCCGCCTACCAGGCATTGCTCAACGCGCGCGCCACCCTCGCCAACGCGACGTTGCCCCCCGGCAGCACCGAGGCCGCCCTCCGCGACGACCTCGTGGCCCGCATCGACAGCGCCACCCACCCGTACTTCAAGTAG
- a CDS encoding DUF2335 domain-containing protein — translation MLADYERAIAGSGERILRTFEAEAAHRHAIERAEMATVTEGVRAKYQLQGWGMACGFIVAMSGIGGSIYLIATGHDAAGATVFSVDLGGMVAAFIYGRRSSAAPAASQPNVERAEESTRSSRRPSQ, via the coding sequence ATGTTGGCCGACTACGAGCGAGCCATCGCTGGTTCCGGCGAGCGGATTCTCCGTACATTCGAAGCGGAGGCTGCGCATCGCCACGCCATCGAGCGCGCCGAGATGGCTACGGTCACCGAAGGGGTACGCGCTAAGTACCAGCTTCAAGGGTGGGGCATGGCATGCGGCTTCATTGTCGCCATGTCGGGCATAGGCGGATCGATATACCTCATTGCCACAGGTCACGATGCGGCAGGTGCGACGGTTTTTAGCGTCGATCTCGGTGGCATGGTGGCCGCGTTCATCTACGGCCGACGATCGTCGGCCGCGCCCGCGGCGAGCCAGCCGAACGTCGAGCGTGCCGAGGAAAGCACGAGATCGAGCCGCCGCCCCAGTCAGTAA